The following are encoded in a window of Panulirus ornatus isolate Po-2019 chromosome 6, ASM3632096v1, whole genome shotgun sequence genomic DNA:
- the LOC139748905 gene encoding protein FAM3A-like: protein LYGIYEFFFGSPPVHTLEFYHANSSIPFPFQDHGERVVSQYMQVGEILPNCGLYYVCPHNHFPVHIYSGKSKDDIPKICVSGKYVIQKDINNGGRGMNMVVVDVYRLKAVNARRFDTYAMDSSEMELFLLREVREGDILIAMTFDEASRNLGPMAKNILADLGSSQIQNLKFRGQWYMISQRGMKGFSLYETLKASKGGLWSPIDEHLCVPRQLKGQTIMPDPGVLQNDARVKFCDQHSYISDFCSGNRTNNEFNNNRRNDTNGSVHESSLDREESWGTVKARNLNRETPANGLSRAEGSLVNKHC, encoded by the exons ttATATGGGATATATGAGTTCTTCTTTGGATCACCTCCAGTTCATACACTGGAATTTTATCATGCAAATTCATCAATTCCATTCCCATTTCAAGATCATGGAGAGCGGGTAGTATCCCAGTACATGCAGGTTGGAGAAATCTTGCCAAATTGTGGTCTGTATTACGTTTGTCCTCATAATCACTTCCCTGTTCATATATACAGTGGGAAAAGTAAAGATGACATTCCAAAAATATGTGTGTCAGGAAAATATGTTATCCAAAAAGACATCAATAATGGTGGACGAGGAATGAAcatggtggttgttgatgtgtatCGATTGAAAGCTGTAAATGCTCGTCGCTTTGATACTTATGCAATGGACTCCAGTGAGATGGAATTGTTCCTTTTGCGTGAAGTACGAGAGGGAGACATTCTTATTGCCATGACTTTTGATGAGGCTTCACGGAACTTAGGCCCTATGGCAAAGAATATCCTTGCAGATTTAGGTAGCAGCCAGATTCAAAACCTTAAGTTCCGGGGCCAGTGGTATATGATATCTCAGCGGGGTATGAAGGGATTTTCACTCTATGAAACTTTGAAGGCGTCTAAAGGTGGACTTTGGTCACCAATTGATGAGCACCTCTGTGTACCTCGGCAATTGAAAGGGCAGACCATCATGCCAGATCCAGGAGTCTTGCAGAATGATGCACGGGTCAAATTTTGTGACCAGCACAGTTACATCTCTGACTTTTGTTCAGGTAACAGAACCAACAATGAATTTAACAACAACAGAAGAAACGATACCAA tGGCTCAGTGCACGAGAGCTCACTCGACCGTGAGGAGTCTTGGGGGACAGTTAAGGCTCGCAACCTCAATCGAGAAACACCAGCCAACGGTCTCAGCAGAGCGgaaggaagtctagtgaacaagcattGCTAA